CCCTCAAAAATTCCCATTTGTTTTGTGGGTCCAACAATCTCTTAAGCACCCGTTTAGCCTGCGCTTCTTTTCCCAGTTCAACTAACAATTTTGCATAGTAATACGCTTCCTCGCCAATCAGGTCGGCATCGTGTGCATGGGCCAGCTCAAACGCCTTTTCTGACTCCCCTTGCTGCCCCTGATGATACAGCCATTCTCCTTTAAGCGTGTAAAACAGGGCTAAAAGTTTAGAGGACAAGTGATTTCCCGTGTTCATCTGTTCTTCTATCTCATTCATCCACTGCATTGCTTCCCGCTTCTTACCCAGTTGCATATTGACAGCCATCAGAGCCATCCGGGTTAAAGGCTCCATTGTTTTTTTCTGCGTTTTAATTCCCCGCTCCAAAGCTCTTTCGAAGGCTGCCTTCGCTTTATGCCAGTCCCGTTGATAGTAATAGGCCAAGCCTTGGGCATAATCCCCGTATCCTTCATTCCGTTTTAAACGGGCAATATGTTGGTAACTTAGGCTGACGCCCTCAAGATCTCCCTGTTTTAACATATGCCCAGCCCGGAAAGAATGATAAAAAACAAGCACTGGCTTATACCACAAAAAAATAAGGACAAAATAAATAATGGCATACAACCACAGCGAGGCCCCTGAAAACAGGGTAAAAAGGACGACAGCTACAAACAGTGCTATTAGGCTGAGGGCCAAAATAAAGAGCACAGTCCCTTTCAATCTCAACACCCTATCTCATTCATCGTCAAAAAGATATTATACCACAACCCTTAATCATGGGGAACATGCAATCTTGACTTGCGTTTTTATAAAATTATGGTATAATGAAGAAAGTTTGATTAAAAGTTGAATGACTGCAACCTGTTCGGCCTCTTAGTAAGTCGAAGCAAGTGAAAGTATTCAGTTTTTAATCAACACATCAACAAAATTTTAGTAAGGAGGCCGAAACATGGTCGGTAAAGTAAAATGGTTCAACGCTGAAAAAGGTTTTGGATTTATCGAGAGACCCGATGGGGACGATGTATTTGTACACTACACAGCCATTCAGAGTGAAGGTTACAAAACCCTTGAGGAAGGCGAAAGCGTACAATTCGATATTGTGGAAGGCAATCGCGGACCTCAAGCTGCCAATGTCGTTCGCTTATAATCAGCAAATATGACGTTGATAAGAGCATTGTTCCGTTATGACGGATCATGCTCTTTTTTAATGAACATGATAATATCAAAGAAAAAAGAAACGGATATAAGGAGTTTGAACAAGTATGGTACATTTTCAAGACTTGAATATTTCAGAACCCGTTAAACAAGCCTTAGCGAAAATGGGGTTCGAAGAAGCGACACCCATCCAGGCCGAGGCGATCCCCCTGGCTTTAGAAGGACAAGATCTGATTGGCCAGGCCCAGACAGGTACGGGGAAAACGGCGGCTTTTGGCATCCCCATGATTGAAAGTATACAGGTGCACGCCAACCACACACAAGGGCTGGTCGTAACACCCACGCGAGAACTCGCTATTCAAGTGGCCGAGGAACTGAACCGGATTGGTGAGTTTAAAAAAGTGAGGGCACTCCCTGTCTATGGCGGGCAAGACATCAATCGCCAAATCAAAGCCTTAAAACAATTCCCTCATATTATTGTCGGAACACCTGGGCGCCTGCTGGACCACTTGCGACGCAAAACCTTGCGCCTGAACCATATTGCCCACGTGATCTTGGATGAAGCAGACGAGATGCTGAATATGGGCTTTATTGATGACATCACCGCCATTTTGGAGCAATGCCCCCAGGAAAAACAAACACTGCTGTTCTCAGCCACCATGCCAGAGCCCATTAAAACGTTGGCCCTCCGTTTTATGCGCCAGCCTGCAGAAGTAAAAATAAGGGCCAAGGAAGTCACTGTGCCTTTAATTGATCAATATTATCTTGAGGTGCAGGAAAAACAAAAATTTGACGTGCTCTGCCGCCTCCTTGACCTGGAGTCCCCTGAACTGGCCATTGTATTCGGCCGTACGAAACGGCGGGTGGATGAACTGTCTGAGGCACTCAAACGACGGGGTTATCTGGCCGAGGGCATACACGGAGATCTAAGCCAAAACAGACGGGATCAGGTGATTAACCAATTCCGTTCCGGGACCATCGACATTTTGGTGGCTACTGATGTAGCTGCCCGCGGTCTGGACATACAAGGTGTCACTCATGTCTATAACTTTGATATTCCACAGGATCCCGAGAACTACGTACACCGGATTGGCCGCACTGGACGGGCCGGACAAGCCGGACAAGCGGTCACCTTTGTGGTCCCCCGGGAAATAGACCATCTAAAAACCATCGAGCGGCTGACGAAGCGCAAACTGGAGAAACGACGGATTCCCACGATCAATGAGGTATTAAAAGGGCGGCAGCAAACCGCCATGGAGACGCTGTTAAGAGTAGCAGAGGAAGGGGACATTCAAGCTTTCCAACGTATGGCCCAAGAGTTGCTTGAGGAACAAGACTCCGTCACATTGGTGGCTGCTGCCTTGAAATTGTTAACCAAGGAACCGGATCAAACCCCAGTCCGGCTCACAGCAGAGGAGCCCCTGCAAGTAAAGAAAAAGAAGCAGGTACATGGAAGAAAAAAACGCCCGAACCGGCCAAGATATCCAAAAACGGACAAAATGAGACATAAACACCGCCCCTAATCATACAAGAACCAATGTGTTTAAAGTGTGACTTGACTTTTCCCCTGCTTTCCGGAATGGCGACCGAACCGTGGAATCCACCATTTTAACAGAGGGGCCAACACCAGCAGAATAAAAAAGACACGAAACAAATGATAGCCGGTTACCAGTGTCAGGTCAGCGCCAACCTCTTTGGCGGTAATTCCCATCTCCGCAATACCGCCCGGGGCCATACTTAAATAGGCAGAAAGAATAGAGACGTCATACACCTGGCTCATCACGAAGGCCATGAGCAAGGTAAAAACAAGTAACAACAAGCTGGATAATAACGTATATAACCCTAGCTTTCGGCGCTCCAATATTTTTCCTGGTTGAATCTGCAAGCCCAAATGGGTACCAATAAATAATTGAGAGAGAATAAAGATAGGGGCAGGCAGCTCGGGCGCAGGTACACCCAGTAGGATGACAATGATTGTGGCTATACTGGGGCCAATGAGATACGCAGTGGGCAGACTCAATTTCACAGCAGCAGCTACCCCTGCTATAACGGCCAACAGAAAGAGCAGATAATGAAAGACAGGGGCAGCCTGTGCCCGCTGTTCTCCAAAACGGAAATCCGAAGTGCTTAAGAGCACTTCGCCCCCATACTGGGACCACACCCAGATTATGCCCGGAACAAGAAAAATCACGACCAATATACGTATCATTTGCATCATGGTCACCACAATGGGGTTAATCTGCTCCAGCTCCTCTCCCAAGACCACCATTTGGGCCAAACCTCCGGGGATGCTGCCAATGAGCAAGCTGGGCCAATCCTCACCCGTTAGACGGAACAATCCCAAAGAAAGAAGCACACTGAACAAAATGAGCAACACAGTACTTATAAACATGGCCGGCAGATGGACAAGCAATTGACGAACCATATCCAGCGTAAAATAAGAGCCGAGAGCATAACCCAGTATGACCAGTCCTGTTTGGCGCAGTCCACTGGGCCAATACAATGGGGAGAAAACAAAAAAACGATATATAATTATCACTGTCAGCGGTCCCAGCAACCAGGGCAAGGGAAAGCCGACCAAGTAAAAAAGAAAAGCCCCTCCTAGGGATAGCACCAGAGTTTTGATAAAAGGGAACATCTGCCTGCAACCTTCTTTCATTACGAACCTGTGTAAATACTATACTTGCAGTGTGTATGTCTTTTTCTATTCTGGAACGGATTAGTCCAGATACTCGAGCTTAGACACTGTCTGTTCAATATGCCTTTGTTGACTCCTGTTTAAATCAAACAAGTCCATGATTTCCTTTTCAATCTCCTCATACCATTCTTTTCTTTGCCGTGGCTCATCTGCAGCCATTAACTGGTTTACCAGCTCCACGATCCTTCCCTGCCGAGCCCAAGATACCTGAGGAATGGGGATTGCCTCCAAATAATGGCGCAACACTTTAACCGAACTAAAGCTTAATTGATAAAAAAACTGGATGGTTTTAGAATTAAGCACAGCCAGTAGATATTTAATGTCAACTTCTTGTGTCTCTGGGACAAGGATATTGGCACTGTTCAGCGTCAGTCGCTGCCGGTTGTCATAAGCAAAGACAAGTGTCCGATTGA
The DNA window shown above is from Caldalkalibacillus uzonensis and carries:
- a CDS encoding cold shock domain-containing protein; this encodes MVGKVKWFNAEKGFGFIERPDGDDVFVHYTAIQSEGYKTLEEGESVQFDIVEGNRGPQAANVVRL
- a CDS encoding DEAD/DEAH box helicase; the encoded protein is MVHFQDLNISEPVKQALAKMGFEEATPIQAEAIPLALEGQDLIGQAQTGTGKTAAFGIPMIESIQVHANHTQGLVVTPTRELAIQVAEELNRIGEFKKVRALPVYGGQDINRQIKALKQFPHIIVGTPGRLLDHLRRKTLRLNHIAHVILDEADEMLNMGFIDDITAILEQCPQEKQTLLFSATMPEPIKTLALRFMRQPAEVKIRAKEVTVPLIDQYYLEVQEKQKFDVLCRLLDLESPELAIVFGRTKRRVDELSEALKRRGYLAEGIHGDLSQNRRDQVINQFRSGTIDILVATDVAARGLDIQGVTHVYNFDIPQDPENYVHRIGRTGRAGQAGQAVTFVVPREIDHLKTIERLTKRKLEKRRIPTINEVLKGRQQTAMETLLRVAEEGDIQAFQRMAQELLEEQDSVTLVAAALKLLTKEPDQTPVRLTAEEPLQVKKKKQVHGRKKRPNRPRYPKTDKMRHKHRP
- a CDS encoding AbrB family transcriptional regulator, which translates into the protein MKEGCRQMFPFIKTLVLSLGGAFLFYLVGFPLPWLLGPLTVIIIYRFFVFSPLYWPSGLRQTGLVILGYALGSYFTLDMVRQLLVHLPAMFISTVLLILFSVLLSLGLFRLTGEDWPSLLIGSIPGGLAQMVVLGEELEQINPIVVTMMQMIRILVVIFLVPGIIWVWSQYGGEVLLSTSDFRFGEQRAQAAPVFHYLLFLLAVIAGVAAAVKLSLPTAYLIGPSIATIIVILLGVPAPELPAPIFILSQLFIGTHLGLQIQPGKILERRKLGLYTLLSSLLLLVFTLLMAFVMSQVYDVSILSAYLSMAPGGIAEMGITAKEVGADLTLVTGYHLFRVFFILLVLAPLLKWWIPRFGRHSGKQGKSQVTL